The sequence caaaaataaaaaaaaaaaagaggtgctgGTACAAATGGATATCCACAAGAAAGACCAAACACTAAGAAACAGAAACTTATCATGCTAGgcaaaaatgaactaaaatttgATCATGGTTTCAAATGCAAAAAACAACCTTTAAAATTTCTcagagaaaacataggagaaaatcttcaagATCTCTTAGATATAATATCAAAAGCAGGAGTTATACAAGAAAAAATTAGTAAATTAgacttcattaaattaaaaactttagcTCTTCAAAAGCCACTgttaaaagacaagccacagccTTGGAGAAAATATTGCAAACCACATATATGataaagaatgaaatcttaccatttgtgacaacatgcgTGGACCTAGAAAACATCATGCGCTCTAttctaagtcgctttagtcgtgtctaactctttgcgacctgtggattgtagccctccagtctcctctgtccatgggattctccaggcaggaatactggagtgggttgccatgccctcctccaaggaatcttcccagcccagagattgaactgttTCTTAAGACTCCTGCATAgaaaggcgggttctttaccactagcgccacctgggaagcccagagagtatTACgctaaagtgaaataagtcagacaaagacaagcaTTGTATGATGATGacacttaaatgtgaaatctaaaagaataaatgaacaagcataacaaaacataaacagagtttagacacagagaacaaacaggtggttacCAGAAGGGAGAGGACTGGGGGGAAGAAAGCAAAAGCTGAGGGGGATTGAGGTGCAAAGTGCCCATGGCAAGAGTTCTGTGGCGACCCCGTGAatcagaatccgcctgccagtgcaggggacacgtgtTCAATTCCAGGTCCAGGAAGACaacacatgctgcggggcaactaagcccatgtgcctcaactgcTAAAGCCTCCACGCCCTAGAAAACGtgctccacaagggaagccaccatcGGAGAAGCGCCACACCACAGCAAAGAGTACcctctgctctccacaactagacaAACCCCTCATggagcagcaaagacccagcacagtcaaaaggaataaacagataaatagtaTTTATATAGTTGCAAAATAAATTAGTATGCAATGGGTAGGAAATGTACTGTCTGGGGAATACAGTCACTAACCATGTAATGTCTTTGTATGGTGATGTATCATAACTAActtatcattttgaaatgtgtagAAATATCCAATCACACTGCTGTGTAACAGGAGCTAACATAgcattgtaggtcaattatactttaaaaacaaattcatagagaaagagATATCAAACTTGTGGTTACAGGAGGCCAGGAATAGGGAAGCAGGAACTGGATAGCTACAGTCAAAGATACAAATTCGcagctataagataaataagtactaggaatgTAAAATTCCCAGTTATAAGATACATAAGTACTAggaatgtaatatacagcatgagAAATATAATTAATACTGATCTATGTCAtacatgggagaaggcaatggcaccccacgccagtgctcttgcctggaaaatcccatggatgaaagagcctggtgggctgcagtccatggggtcgcaaagagtcggacacgactgagcgacttcagtttcacttttcactttcatgcactggagaaggaaatggcaacccagtccagtgttcctgcctggagaatcccagggacagcggagcctggtgggctgcagtccatggggtcgcacagagtcagacacgactaaagtgacttagcatgcatgcgtgttaTACATGAAAGCTGATAGAGTAAATCCTGGGTTCTAATCACCgggaaacacattttttttcaatttctttaattttgtacctATGTGgtttcattaaatttattgtgACGACCACTTCATGATGCATGTAAGGCAAATCACTATGCTATGCTCCTCaaacttaaaaaactgaaaaaaagaaatggactaAGGTTAACATCAATGTATCAGTATTGTCTCCCTAGTTATGATAAATGTACTGTAGTAATACAAGATCTTAACATTAGGGGAAACAGTGTGGGGATATTGGAAGTCTTTGTATTATCTTTGCAGCTTTTTCATAAACCTAcaactattctaaaataaaaggtttatttaaatataaataaaatttttaacaatttacTGAAAATCATTGAATTGTCCTTTGTAATATGTGAACATCATGGCTTAAAAATTATATCAAAGTAGAATTGTTTAAAGGACTTCCCTCGTTGCTcaaacggtaaagcgtctgcctacaaaatgggagacccggttcgatccctgcgttgggaagatcccctggagaaggaaatggcaacccactccagtactcttgcctggaaaatcccacggacaacaggaacctgataggctacagtacatagggtggcgaagagtcagacacgactaagcgactttactCACTTTAAAtcagtcagttcaatcgctcagttgtgtccgactctttgcgacaccatgaatagcagccaggcctccctgtccatcaccaactcccggagcttactcaaactcatgtccttccagttggtgatgccatccagccatctcatcttctgtcatccccttctcctcctgcccccaatccctcccagcatcagggtcttttccaatgagtcaactcttcccatgaggtggccgaagtattggagtttcagcttcagcaacagtccttccagtgaacacccaggactgatctttaggatggactggttggatctccttgcagtccaaggggctctcaagggtcttctccaacaccacagttcaaaagcatcaattcttcggtgctcagctttcttcacagtccaactctcacatccatacatgaccactggaaaaaccatagtcttgaccagacggacctttgttggcaaagtaatgtctctgctttttaatatgccatctaggttggtcataactttccttccaaggagtaagtgtcttttaatttcatggctgcaatcaccatctgcagtgattttggagcccagaaaaataaagtcagccactgtttccagtgtttccccatctatttgcgatgaagtgatgggactggatgccatgatcttagttttctaaatgttgagctttaagacaactttttcactctcctctttcactttaatcaagaggctctttagttcttcttcactttctaccataagggtggtgtcatctgcaaatctgaggttattgatatttctcccgcaatcttgattccagcttgtgcttcctccagcccagcatttctcatgatgtactctgcatgtaagttaaataagcagggtgacaatatacagccatgacatactccttttcctatttggaaccagtatgttgttccacgtccagttctaacggctgcttcctgacctgcatacaggtttctcaagaggcaggtcaggtggtctggtattcccatctctttcagaatttcccacagtttattgtgatccaaacagtcaaaggctttggtgtagtcaataaagcagaaatagatgtttctctggaccTCTCTTGCCTGGGACCGCATGTGTGGCCAGCAGCTGGGCAATTCTTCTTACTCCTGTGAAGCTGTGTGCCCAGGAGGAGTCGCAGGCCCTGGCATGCATTTGAGGAGCTGTGGTAGGGGCTAGGCTCATAAGGGGGAGGTGGGCTCGCTGGGAGAGTGACAGGGCTGCTCAGGAGTCTCATTCACTCAGCCACGCGGGGCTGGCGCGGTGCCAGGCTTCTGAACAGAGGACGGGGCTCACCAGGGCGTTCAGGCACCGCAGGCCAGGTCTGGGCGCTGGAGCTTTCGGGCTCAGGGTCTGTCGGCACCCACTCTGAGCCATGCTCCGTGCAAGCCCCTCTGTGGCATCAGGGGTGGCAGATCCCACCTCACCACGTCTCCATCCCGTCAGAAGAGAAAGCCCAGCATGGATGAGGAGGGCAGAGCACATGGGGTGGGGGTCAGGAGAAGGGCTGTGGAGAGGGAGGGCTTGCTGGAGGGGAAGGGTCCATGAGGGGAACATGAGAGAGGGGCTCCAAGCAGATGGGCCGTGGAGACAGTGAGGGTGGGGGAGATTCGGCACCTGTGTTGGGGAAAAAGGCAAGGTTCCATTTCCTGCCTTCACTGGCTCATTTATTTAATGAATCTTTTGCGAGTCCTTGTAACTCAGTGGAGAAGCAGGCTTTGGGCAGGTAGGTGTTGAAAAAAGGGGATGGTCTGGAAGGAAGAGTGTGGGGCCAGAAGGTGCGTTGTGTGGCGTCTCGGGAAGGGTGAAATTAGAGCTGGGACTGAGCCAGAATGCCTGCTGCCTACAATCAAAGGCCTTCATGTGATGACCCCACCGAGGACCTTTCCAGAACAAGGATTTGGTGCTTCTGCAATTCTAGTGTGTGATGGAGATGCCAGCCACATGTCTGAAACTGTAAGCAGGGCGTCAATCAGCCTCAGGAAAGAAGGGCTCCTGAACACTAGAAATGGGGAGACGAGGAGTGGAGGGGCCCAGAGGGGTGCGGGCAGTTAGACGGGGATGCAGGCAGAGAGCGCGTCCCCGCTTGGAGGTGATGGTGACAAGGcgcctttccttctccagcaaaccCAAAGCCCCGGAGAGCTACCGGGTTCTGTTAGGGAGCACCCAGCTCTACCAGCACGGCCCTCAGACCCGGGAGGTACCCGTGAGCCGGGTTATCACGCACCCAGACTTCGAGAAGCTGCATCCCTTCGGGAGCGACATCGCCATGTTGCAGCTGCCGTCTCCTGTGAACTTCACCTCCTCCATCGTCCCCGCCTGCCTCCCAGTCCCTGGCATGAAGCTCCCCAGGAACTCGTCCTGCTGGATAACCGGCTGGGGGATGCTCAACGAGGAAAGTGAGAGGGTGTGGGGGAGTTGGGGGGGATGAGAGGAGGcggaggaaggggagaaggacaGGAACAAAGAAGGGAGGTGTGCCTCCATCTGAGGGGTCCCCAGACAAAGGGCCCCTGGCCCACTGTGCTTCATTTCCAGAGGACTGGACCATTCTACTTCTAGTTCTGAAAGTGTGCGATTCTAAAGCTTTGGTGTTCCCTAAGTGTAAAGCTCTGAAGTCTGGGAATCTTTGACTTTGGAATCAAGAATCTGAGTTCTTGAAGTCTTTCTAGTTCTTGATTCCAAGGTTTAAATCAACCATAGATCTGAGATGACTTGATCCAACTCAAAGGTCATGGTTGGGGGCTGACTCCTTCCAGGTCACTGACAACCTCTCTGATTTCCCAGTGGCATAGGAGGTGCTtgggaaaagtggaaagaaaatacAAGTATGACCTCTGATCTCTGAGCCTGCCTGATCAGTTTAGAATGATTATGACTTAGAGGATTTCACTCTCCAGACCTCACTTTGGTTTTCTCCCAGCTCAGGTTGTCTATCTAATTTGTAGACTTGTTAggcaaattgtattttttaagattgAAAGAGGAGAAAAGTAGACCAAAACTTATGAGCAAGAGCCTTCACTGAAGAAAGGAGTGTTTATGACTTGGTAAAATGCTTAGGATGCCAAATTAGGGAGGGAAAGAATAttcatttgtaattatttgtaGGGTCATAATTTGGTATGGTGTTTCTCTACAGAGGTGCTCCAGGCATTTTGAACAGATGCTGCTTCATTGGGTGGGATGTTCCAGCATCCCTGGTCCTTGCCTATTAGTATGTCAGTTAACAGTCAATAATCATAGGACAAACAACCAGGTCCCCAGAattctcacaccacacacacataacacaggCATAGcatacttcacacacacacacatacatacaacacATGAATAccacacttcacacacacacacacacacatacaacacatgCATGCcgcacttcacacacacacacgcacacacacatcacatgtataaacacttcacacacacacacacacacacacacacacacgcacacacacacacacacacacacacaggctcctccttgaggacagggaccCTGACATCCCAGCCCACGCCCCAGGCAGGGCCTGGCACCTGGTAGGTATCCCAAGCTGCCCCCGGGCCCCTCCTCCCTGGACTCCAGACTGGTCCCGGCTCCCACCCTGCGTGCTCTGTGTCACTCTCCACACAGCTGTCTGAGCATTTGCTTCAGAGCAGGCGTCATGCCAGTTCCCTGCTCATCACCCCCAGTGCTTCTCGTTTCTTCTTAAAATAAGGTCAAAACTCCCTGCCTTGGCTCTCAGGCCCATTCCTCTCTCTCATCTCCTGCTGCATCCCTCACCCACACCACCCCAGCCAGCAGGCCTCCCTCCTGCCTTGACGATGCCAAGGCCATTCCCACCTCAGGTCTGCTCCTTGACTGTCTCCCTGGACTCGTTTTCTCTCCCAACTAATCTTGTCATGACTTGTTTCTTTAGGAGTGAGCAACTCAGCTGCTCCTCTGCGGAGTTTTACTAGATCATGTGAGCTAAAACAGGCTGCCCCTAATAGCACGTCTCCCTGTTTTATTTCCTCTATACCACTTATTAGATCTAAAGTAATGCTACTTATTTACTTCATTTACCCTGTCTTCACCAATTAACTACATTCCACTGTATCATTAGTTAAAACATACTTAACACGAGAACAGAGGAATAAATGAGTAAACTGAATGATGAATAAATGACTGATTGGATCAGAGGATGAatgggggaaggtgggaggaTGAGTGGGTGGAAGTGTAGATGTTTGGGCGGATGGGTGAAAGGACGGTGGGCAGAGAGATGCAGTGAGTGGGTCTGTTGATGGAGCGGAAAATAGATGAATGAAAAGATGAGTGTATAGGCAAATGGATGGAAGGGTGAGTGGGCGAATGGGACATGAGGAAAGACAGGTAGGTGGATGGAGGAACAGGTGGATGCAAAGCAAGGTTAATGATAAACAAAAGGTGAGTGGGTGGGAAGGTTAGTGAAAGGGTAGACCGGTTGGTGAGTGGCTGCTAAGCGCCAGTGAGCGGCAGGTGCTGGAGGGATTCGCCTGCTCCCTTTGTGGAACAGGAGTGTGGCCTGTTGCTGTGAAAGAGGTGGAGGGGATAGGATGAGTTTGGAAACGTCTGAGAAACACAGGAGGGCTTACTAGGCAGAGGTAGAAGACTGAGACAAGGGTGGACGCCCAGCTGTGCGGAGAAAGCCCCGAGCTGAGGGCTGGTGCTGACTGGTAAGGCAGAGCTCTGTAGCTAGGCCACAGCATCCTTCCCTGACTTCCTCTTTATCCTCGCAGCTCCCCTGCTGGAACCCTTCCATCTCCAGGCGGGTAAGGTGAGCTTCATTGGGAACAAGCTCTGTAACATGTTATATGGACGTGCGAGAGGCAAAAACTTCTCTGTGCGCGAGGACATGCTGTGTGCCGGGGACTTCTCCGCAGGAAAGTCCATCTGCCACGTGAGTCAGGCCCTGTGTGTTTCCCTGCTGTTCTCAGGGCCTCAGTCTCTCTGGGGAGGGGCTGTGGTCCTCTGCTCTCCTTGAGGAGCCCCGGACTTCCCGTCTCCTCCTCTCTGCATCTTCCTGGGCTCCGTCCCTTGGCCACATCCCCCAGGCCACCCCCTTCCTAAGCCCCTCGCACATGAGGGCATCTACGGCATCTATTCTTGAggcatattttaaagtttttattgaagtgtaacatACATACACCCATGCTCTTTTCATAAGTTGCATGAATTTTCACATAGTGAGGCAACATGTGATCAATACCCCAGAGGCCCACTCACACCTCCTTCCTGTCACCAACACCCAACGGAAACCAGCATCTTCACCTTCAGTACCTTAGATCAGACTCTGAATGTTCCATCAGTAGGATTTATTTCCCGTTGTCAGTCTTTTTTGCCTCACTTTGTATTTGTGAGACTCATCCATACTGTTGCCTGTGGGTGCAGCGTGTTCACGATCCTTGGTCTATAGGACTCTCCTGTCTGCACTGAATTCTGTGAGCAGTTACACTCTTAATGGGTATTTTAGCACTCCaagcttttcatttcatttcacttccAAATGTTTTATCTTCTATTTCACAAAATCCCTTGAGTAGTATTGTTGGAGGAAAAGGTATGCGTGTATTCGATATTACCAAACATCTCCAAAGTGGCTCGCCATTTCCACTCACTCTAGCAGTAGAATAGATTATAATCTCACTAATACTTAGCACTTtccatctgttttcattttaatagctTACTGTagtttgattttcttgatgaattAAATATACTTTCACATATTTATTATCACTGGATATCTTTTTTTGTAATGTTTCTTTTCCAGATTTCCCCTCTTATTTTTCTGTTGGGGGCTCTGTCTCTTCCTTTAAGGgctctttatgtattttatatattccaGATATGAGTCTACTATAGGATTTTTTTTGGgtgtgtatttctttgcatttgtttttttgttttcttttggctgtgttgggtggGCCTAGTTACGGCTCTCAGGCTCTTCATTTCAGCGTGTGGGccactcttagttg comes from Cervus elaphus chromosome 29, mCerEla1.1, whole genome shotgun sequence and encodes:
- the LOC122685920 gene encoding putative serine protease 47; amino-acid sequence: MVTRRLSFSSKPKAPESYRVLLGSTQLYQHGPQTREVPVSRVITHPDFEKLHPFGSDIAMLQLPSPVNFTSSIVPACLPVPGMKLPRNSSCWITGWGMLNEETPLLEPFHLQAGKVSFIGNKLCNMLYGRARGKNFSVREDMLCAGDFSAGKSICHVSKQVPERVSGYAKTRQLSLSPGVHTYAPP